One Sediminicola sp. YIK13 DNA segment encodes these proteins:
- a CDS encoding GNAT family N-acetyltransferase: protein MKNYTCRKATIDDLEILLKFEQGIIVAERPFDPTIKKDPVTYYDLREYILSDDIEVVVVETNGAVIASGYALIKKARPYLDHEEYAYLGFMYTHPDYRGQGVNQLVVKELKKWASAKGLKEIRLTVYNDNIPAIKAYERVGFKKHIIEMRLNTQ, encoded by the coding sequence ATGAAAAATTATACATGTAGAAAGGCAACTATTGATGATCTCGAGATCTTATTGAAATTTGAGCAGGGCATTATTGTGGCAGAACGTCCTTTTGATCCCACCATTAAGAAAGATCCGGTAACCTATTATGACTTACGGGAATATATACTTTCGGACGATATAGAGGTGGTCGTAGTCGAGACCAATGGGGCTGTGATTGCTTCAGGGTATGCCTTAATCAAAAAGGCGAGACCTTATCTGGATCATGAAGAGTATGCCTACTTGGGATTTATGTACACCCATCCGGATTATAGGGGTCAAGGTGTCAATCAATTAGTTGTGAAGGAATTAAAAAAATGGGCATCTGCCAAAGGGTTGAAAGAAATTAGATTAACCGTTTACAATGATAATATTCCGGCCATCAAGGCATATGAAAGGGTCGGGTTTAAAAAGCACATCATTGAAATGAGATTAAACACCCAATAA